DNA sequence from the Acidobacteriota bacterium genome:
GTCCTGCTTTCGAAGGACACTCGTATTTCGCACTCTCCGGGGCGGGAGCTCGACCTCGCTCTTCGCGCTACGCTGCCCGTGGATATCCTTGATCAGTACGGCCACGGCGACGTCCTCGCCGATGAACCGGACCCGCCGCTCGATGATCTCCTGATCGGCCTGCTGAAACATGCGGTAGACGCCGGCGAGCCGCGCTTCGATATTCGCCCGACCCTCCTCCCGTCCTCCGAATGCATTCTCCCACACCGCGTCCTCCGAGAAATTGCCCGCGTATAGTTTCGCGTCCCGTTTCTCGAACGCCTCTTCGAAGCGATCGAGAATCTCGAGGATGCTTTCTTCATCGTTTTTTTGATCGGAGGCCAGAACAACGGCCGTAGAAAACAGGAGAAACAGCGATGCAGTGAGCTGAATCCTCCCGAAGACCCGAATTCCCATACGCGACCTCCAGTTCCCTTCGCTTGTTCGGATCCCCGGAGTATACGCTGCTGAGTGGTTTCCACGGATATCTTTGATCGAGCGGATCCTCGAGCCCGAACTGAAGTCAGGGTCAAAGCCAGAATTCTAACTTAACGCTCCACGGATCCGTTCCCATCGAT
Encoded proteins:
- a CDS encoding SgcJ/EcaC family oxidoreductase → MGIRVFGRIQLTASLFLLFSTAVVLASDQKNDEESILEILDRFEEAFEKRDAKLYAGNFSEDAVWENAFGGREEGRANIEARLAGVYRMFQQADQEIIERRVRFIGEDVAVAVLIKDIHGQRSAKSEVELPPRRVRNTSVLRKQDGEWKVVYFEAADIRTDRLPAR